The Amaranthus tricolor cultivar Red isolate AtriRed21 chromosome 14, ASM2621246v1, whole genome shotgun sequence DNA window ttatctcaccgtgagaccgtctcataaaGATGGggtaaattgaaattaataagaCATTAGTTTGTGGACTATAAATACGATGAAGAAACTACCAAAACTCTTGTAAAAGATTTGTACTTTAGATAAATAAacgatataaatataaaatttctttattaaaAATTGAGATTTTTATTATCAGATAAATAAAGTgagatttaaattaaatttttttttaaaaaaattagagcacagcatttctaataaaatatgaAAGTCTTGTGAGGGACAACCCTGGTCCAAACAACCATAAATTTGACAAGGATAAGCAGCAATACTACCAAGGGATCTTAGCCATTCAATAATGACTTTAGCCCACCCGGGCCCCTCTTTCAGCAATATGTTTGTAGAAATATGATTCACACCTATCCACAAATAccataaaaaaagttaaaatactttttacacaatttgcATGTAATAACTAAGTGAtgtatacatttattattattattattattattattgagttctatataaaataaaagataaatgattcattatataaattaaacatatttatgttatttcaattataaaaacatGTTACCTCAGAGAGAGGTTTATCTAATAATAAGCTTGATTTGAATTCAGTTgttatattatttgaaattgatGGAACTATGATATTAATCTTACATATCACATTAGAGTTAGATTTTAAAACGAAGATATGAGAACGAAGTTAGAAGTCGTAAACATAAAGGAAAATATGAAATGAAATAGTTTAAGATTGTTTGAGCGTGTGCAAAGACGAAGCATTAGTGAATCAATGGGGAAGATCGAAAGTCAAAActctaattatttaaaaaaaaggcGAAGAAGATCGAAGATGACATGAGATCAGGAGTAGACTAAGATATGAAGGAGTTTGacttacaaattaaaatggtagaaaattgaaatgaatggagaagaattATGAAGAACCACTGCAACTAATTTATTAGTTCATATAGTCGATCCTAATCTTTCGGAATTAAGACTTTCACATTGTTATAGTGGGATTCAACTATGAGAAAGAAAAGCATTGGACCTATATCTAGTTAATGCATACAAATAGGGGAAAAACATATGTGCACCTATATTTATTTCATAGAGATAGTAAGAGATAGTCATAGTCATAAAAACTAGTGGTAATATTCCCTTGTTTGGTTACCACATATTGATCGTAAATTCTTTATCAACAAAATGCAAATAAATTAGTCAAAATCAACAAGACAATGACATTCATGTGAGCTTCCAAAATCAAATTTCTAGCTCTCATTTATTCTTGAAAACCTTGCCTTTGAGAAGGATATTGatattcataaaaataaaaaaaaataaaaaatgagtgAATGTGTAATGTTGAATTGTATTccaaataaacaaaaacaagaCCTTAACCAAGTAGAAGAAGGAAATAGATCTTCTCATGTGGACTTACACCCAAATCAAAACCTCCATTTTCAGCAACAACATCATCAAAGTTTCTCTCATCTTGTTCCTATGTAGTACTCTTCCCCTTGTTccttttttcagttttttcgATTGTCAGTTAGGATAAGATTGCGTAAATCAGACTAGGAATATGCTTGCTTAAGGCGAGAAAGTCCCATCTTATTGGTTTTTGAATTCATGTTCTTAAACGTTCTTATTCTTGCTAAATTTTCATGGTAGATTATTTGTGCTACTTTTGTTTTAGCATTGAATTTATGCTTTCTTCTGCCTTGGGTTTGTATTAGCattttttatgtgatttttttctATAACAACATAGACTCATGGGTTTTTTTATTCTtgcataaattttattttcaatatgtGTATGATAGAGTCTATATCAATGGGTTTCAaacatcagcttaaactttcaGCAACTTTCGgctgagttggttccttgatatggtatcagagtcaaTCTGACAAAAGTTCACGGTGATGAATCTTATTGACCCCTCATTTCAAGTAAACTATTTAGCATCGGATAGAGGAGAAATAGGGTTGCATGacttgcatccacacttctatcCAAAGGGCTTTTGTGTGGGAGggtcatcatcatcttacttagtgtatctcgctcatagGAACTACTATCAGGATCTGAGGAGGAAAAGAAGACGGAAACTCATACCCATATAAAACagtgcggccaaagagtccgAGGTTATAAACTTGTGTGGGAGGGTATGATAGAATATACTCCTTACATGTCCTGAGGGCTTTAAGTCTGATGGGTTATTTATAGAAGAATAAGTGAATTcattataagtttataacctTTGTTTTAGTTAGTCATTAATGTTTTTATGCAATAAATTATCAGGTCAAATTTTGAGGTAACAGAGCTAACATGGGAAAATGGACAGCTAGCCATGCATGAACTAGGAAGCATTTTCGAAGCTCCGACAAGAACAACCACCACCAGCCCAACAAAACCGACATGGGGTCATGGCGAAGGCAGGGCCTCGGACACACTAGAGTCCATAGTCCATCAAGCCACTTACTGCAACAACCAACACAGCCTGAACTTAATGTCTGGCTCTGCACCTCATCAGCACTCTGCCCATCAGACCAGGGAAAACGTTGGCCCATCACCGCCTTCTTCAGGACTAATGAAGAAACGGGCACACTCACAGTCTGAAAATTGCGCGGTTAGGCGCAAAAATGATCATGAGATGAGAGCGTCTGCTAGTGAAAACACTCCATTTTGTAAGGATAACAACAAGGAGAATAGTACTAATGACACAACTATGATGACTTGGGCCTCGTTTGAGTCGCCTAGGAGCTTTACAAGGACTAAAACAACCACCGATGAGGACTCTGCTTGCCATGGCTCGGTACCTGCATGTCTAATCTCTTTCTCGTCCATGTTAATTTCTTTATGGAAATGATAGTAAGACTTCCAACGGAGTCAATCGAGAAGTAGAGACATTATTTGCgatattttaagtaatgatttGTTACTGAATTAACTCCGTTTAGGTCAATTATCTACTTATCCATGTTAGGATAGGATGTACAAGTCACcttacaaaatcaaaacttgACTTTTGTTCTTTATCTCGGCAGGAAAACCAGGATGAAGAGCGAGACACGAAAGGAGAAACAGGTCGATCCTACACGACAAGAAAAGGAAGGGCAGCTGCTGTTCATAATCAGTCCGAAAGGGTAACTCTTTAAATCTACATATGCACGGAAGTAGTCATCTTTTACGCGACAAATACAATAGTAACATGTATACTTGATACGGCTCCAATTTCACTTGCTCGAATCTTTATATTACAGCGAAGAAGAGACCGCATCAACCAAAAGATGAAGGCTCTGCAGAAGCTGGTTCCTAATGCAAATAAGGTAAGAACATCGAAAAAATATGATCCATAAAACATGttcaaaattaatattcttaCCGTTAACTAAATTTCACTTCCGAAATGGAACAGACAGATAAAGCATCGATGTTGGATGAGGTGATCGAGTACTTAAAACAGCTTCAAGCACAGATTCAGATGATGACTAATGCAAGATTTATGCCTCAGTTTATGATGCCTTTAGGAATGCAGCAACACTTCAATCAGATGTCTCTCCTCGCGAGAATGGGAATAGGCGCCGGATTAGGAATGGGTCTCGGTGCTACCATGAGCGCCATGCACCCAGCAAATCCAGCAATATCCCAGATGATGAATCCGACTCAAATTGCTACCTCCGGTTTTGTGCCACCTGCGTTTGTCGTCCCTCAGATGATGTCTGCAGCCAATGAGCAACATAATCCCGCCAACCCAGGAACTAGCCGTTCTGCTGCTTCACAAGATCCCTACAGCACACTTCTGGCACAGGCAAGTATAGGATGGTCGGCTTGCTTGTCTTGATTAAATATATGCATTTAGAGCAGGGGAACTCTTTGGCCGCgtcctcctttatgggtatgggttgccGCCTTCCTTCCTCTCCAgatcctgatcatagttttctatgggcGGGATGCACTgggtaatgatgatgatgaggaaaaGAAAATCTAAAAGATTATGTTGAGTCTGAGGTTTGGTTGGGGGAAGGAAGGGAGTACTGATAGATGCCTCTAATGAACttcattatgttttatttgCAGTCTATGAACATCGATCTGTACAACAGAATACCCACTTTACAAAGGCAGCAACATACATCATTACAATCAGAAAGCACCGGATTGCAGTCAAACCACCATGTTCAAAGAAGTTGAGTTGCTTGTTCATGATCTAGATTTTTTTAAGCTCCCTTAAGTGCAGTTttgaaattaacaaatgtaaatggTTTAGTTAGTTGATAGTTATGACTTATGAGTCGTTTTTCGGTTTCACTGAGccattgttcaaaaataaagttcttattttcttcaacttTATCATCAATCTGATCCATAGAGTATCAACATCCATCACACTGCatgtattattatcaattcatCTTATAGGCAATCAATTTTGAACTATGCTGAATCTATTCACTAAAGTCTGTATGGGGTACAGGAAAAGCTAGCATGGGAATGAATACATGCAGTGATATTAGCTGTATCGTAAATGTGTGAAAAAAACCAGCATTTGCCGTTTCAAGTGATATTTCATGGTTTAGGTCAAAATTTAGCAATACGATAACACATCACCCTGTTACCGAATATCGTGTTTGTTACTATAACCGCAACCATTACCGTCTTTTTGCACCATGCAGAGCACACAATTACTGAGATCATGTCCTGTTCTATGTAAACAAGTTGAGGATCATATAAGCTGTAACTAAGAATTATGGGTTGCCTACTGGTTGAAAGCTTTTCCCCGATTTTCCTTCTCCCTCTTGCCTATAAGAAATTCTCCACTATAAGAAATTCTCCAGCTTTACCCGGAATAACAAAAAATGATATTATATTGGAATTTCGTCGCAAATATGCTTCTATAAAGGGGATTAAACCTACTAAAATCAACCTAAGAAAATTCATAATTGACATCCCAAAAACATCCATTAGGAAGAAACAATAGACACTGAAATGAGGCACTTGTATAAATCAAGAAACTTGCTCCAATTTTCTCACCCATTACAGGAATATtgcataaaaaacaaataaatacatCAACATATATATGAAGGGGtgaaaaaaagaaagtaaaacACGATTTTTGGATATCATCACACCATGTCACACTATTTCAAAACTTCTTTGCAAGTCATGACTCACTAATTTCAACCGGGCGTTTGCGATCATGAAGCGACATTACAGTTTCAAAAGCACCCACCAAAGCTTTAACCTTACTTTTTCTCGTCTTCACAAGTTTGCTTGCTGTCTCTTCGATGACATTGTTAAGATCTACATCGTCTTTTTTCCCCGAAGCTTCTTGATGTCTCAAACGAACTTTCTCCGGTCCAAGCTTATCGTTTGATTCAGTACTCTTATCATACTCATTGTTCAATTGCTTAACATCAGCCTTGGAATTCTGTTCCTCGCCCAAAATTTTCCCCCTCTTGAATCGGAGCTTCTTTGGAGCATTGTTCGCCACCTGAAGAGCAACCACGGTACCTCTCTTGAATTTCACCTTCCAAGACGAGGCATCTTTCTCCTCGGAATGAGTTTTCTCCTTCTTTTTTGGCTTCAATTTTGGGTCAACAGTTGGTTTTTCTCGTTGAGTGTTGGGTTTCGACCGACCATCTTGTGTCAATCTGTGAGCCACACTTGATTTTGCTCTAGGTGTATTAGTTTTGGATCCAATGTCTTCGGTTTTATTGCTACGAAGTTTATTCTTTCCTGCCTGTAAACCATTCTTTTCCCCCTGTTGTTGAGAAGACTCTTGTGATGAAAACGACAACAGACTTGCACCAATTCCTTTCCGGGTACTTTTAGATTCTTGGGTTTTTCTGGTTCGAGCTGCCAGAGGAGAATTCTGCAAATTTTCATCAGGATTCGTTTCTGGTTTGACGTTGGCCATCGGTTCAATTGTAGACAAAGTTTTCTCAAAACTATCTAGTCCTTCTACTTTTGACAAAGAAGAACTCCTACGATTTTTGTAAAGTCGTGCTTTGAAGCTTGAGGATTTCTTCAAGGGTGTCTTCGGAGAGTTACTCATCGGCTCCTTCGCTTTTATCACCTTTACGCTCTTGCTAAAACCAACCGATGTCTTTGGAGAATTTCGCATCGGCTCCTTTGCTTTAATCTCCTTTACACTCTTGCTAAAACCAGCTGAAGTATTCGGAGAGCTACCCATTAAGCCATTTTCTTTGACCTCCTTTTCACCCACGCTACGACTGCCTACAACCTTCCATGTCTTGACTTCTCGGGTTTTTCGGGTTGGACTTTTCCGCAAATTTTGACTCATTGTTCTCGTGACAGCACCCGTGTCAGTCTTACTTCTGCTCGAAGACCCAGGACTCTGAACCGAAGATGTCTTTATTTCACTCTGCACCCGCTTCAGCTTAGGCAGATTTACATCTTTCTTAGAAAAACTACCGCCTTCCATACGCATTATAGGAGAATTTTCGGGTATGGGACCTGGAAGAGATAGGCGCCGGTGTAAATCTTTCTCCCTGATCACTTTCTTTAGTACACATGCTTCCAAGTCATCGCTAGTCGTCTTTTTCAAGGGCTGGGATTCTCTAATTGTTCTCAATGTCAGTCTTTTCGTTTGCTTCTCAGGTTCGTGTTTATGCCCATATTTGCAGAAATCATGACACGAAGCAAAGGAATCACCAAGATAACGAGAACGAACATTGAACTTATGATTTGAACCAACAATAACCAAAGCAGAATTCATTCTTCGACCAGTAGCCGGATCAGCTTCTTCTGTTAAAGAATTCTTTACAACGTCCTCAGTAGATCCCTCGACCGATTTGTCTTTTTTACCCTCTTCGAGAATGCCACATTCCATATTCCTCTCGCCAACACTTTCGAGCTCCAAATTTTCAGGTACGGAGCCCTTGTCGTCATTATTTGCTATATCTGCTTCTCCCTCGTCAACAATGCCAAAATCCGTATTCCTCTGGTCAAAGCTGTTTTTTCTATCTTCTTCGGCTGGGGGTTCAACGTTCATCATTATATCTTCGCCATCCAGATCCAAATCTTCGGGTGATGCATCATTGTCATCAGCCATTGTGGATGACTTTCAATACTGTGaagcataaaaaaatatatgaatgattcatgaaacaaagattaaaacttatCAATGAATCATAGATAAACTGCATTAAAGATAAAACTATCATCCGACATGCACCCGAAGCATGCAAACGAGAGAAATATCAAGAAAAGTATGGAATGCAAACTACGAAAACTTTATGCGTGAATCTAATCTCGATTCTTCATATCATTCCATATTTCGATTATACTAGTCGTTTTCTGTTTAGTGCACTGTAAAAGCACATGACGAAAACAACGTCAATGATTTTCTCTCGTTTTGTCTTCAATATTTGCAAATCCAAGACTTTTTCATGTCTTTTAAAAGCACATGACCAAAACAACGTCAATGATTTTCTCTCGCTTTCCTTAACAGTTCGTTTGGCGATCAGTACTAAATGGTGAGAATGATAATGGAAAGTTAATGTAATTTTGgaaatatctcttgacaaacttaatggtcatgcttattctctttcaacaatctcattttcttcacaaagttTGTTCCAATCCATAACCATTTGAATacgtggtattaggtggtaatgaaaaattgtgaaataaaaaaaaaattatgatcaaacttttatTACTGTGAGAGgtacatgatacatatcatgtaCATTTACAgtacaaatcattctcattaccaccaattaatattattaaccaaacgggccgtacaGGCTATACAATCAACTGGTGTCAAATCTAAGGAGGCAATGTTTCTGCAAGAATTGAACCTAAAATAACCTGATAAATTCAGTGCACTCTCCTTCAAAatccatatatattatgttgatAAAATAAAGGGCCGGCTCTATGATGGGACAAGAATGGCTTGCGCCCCGGGCCCATTCCAAAAAACTAGAACAAGCCTAACCCAAATTCATATTTATCTAATCTTGATACTCCTACTCTTTCACTTCTATATAATAATTAGGGGTCCACAATTGTTATTTTGCCCTGACCCTCTCGAAACTCGGGGCCCAGGATTGATTACTccaatttcacaaaaataaaatataataacaatgtTAAAATTAGAGGGAATGGGAATCGCTAATTGATTACATCAACAAAAGAAATCATTATCTTAGAAATCATTCAACAACCAGTACTATTTCTAAATGTCTAATGACCATAGAAATAATGATTAGTGCAAGATAAGCTTACCAACTATTTGATAATCCAGTATACTACCAAAAGTTTTAAGAATTACATACAACAATTACCTACAACAAGAgcagtgaaacataattcgctagttagttcgccttttgaattcgtCATTCGCtcaaaatagttcaaaaaagcctaaaaccaaccataattcatttttttcaattcacgATTCGCGAGACAATTAACGAATCAGGTGACACTGAACAAGAGAAACCAGTTCATCAAAAACAATTTTGCAAGGAAAATAGCATTGACAATTAAAAAGTAAGGAAGAAAATTTTTTCTTAAAGGGAAAGTAATCAAATAAAGATAACTCCCATTTTCTTTAGAGAATCAACCAATCATATCAATTATCACCCCAGTAAAATCTCAAAACAACTAGTCCTGATTTCTGCCCTCAAAATGGAATCATTATATGCATATCTTcaattgaaatgaaaaaaatccACCCAAATAAGGCATGAAATCATTTTTGATACAATAgtgcataaaatcaaaaatagaaaaatacccATCTtccaatcaaaagaaaaaaatctttGTGATTACcatgataatttacaaaaatgaTGCACACCCattttcaatcaatattcaaaaaaaataaaaagcaaaaatGGATAATCagcaaagaaattaaaaaacaaagatATAATTTTAGCTATTAAATCCAAACTTTCCCTTAATTTTTTTGGGAGAATTGATCAAAACTCAATTCAAGCACAAGGGaatgataaaattaatgaaaagaaggGTAAAAATCTAACCTTGATGAAGTTTACCCAACCCAACTAAGAAGAAATCCTTGTGATTaccataaataattaaaaatttacaaaaggaTGCATACCCATTTTCGATTATCATTCACAAAATGCAAAACATGAATGAATCAGCaaagaaattcaaaatcaaagataTGATCTAGATTACAATCTACCTTCCCTTTTTTGGGGTAAATTGATCAAAACTCAATTCAAAGTAAAGGGAAAAGTAAAAAGGATGCATACCCATTAACAATCAACATTCAATAAATGCAAAACATAAACAAATTATCCaagaaattcaaaatcaaagataTGATCTTGACTACATGATGATTAAAACCCAATTCAATtacaatggaaaaaaaaattaattactgaAATGAAAGGTAAAAATCTAACCTTGATGAAGTTTTCCCAACCCAACCAAGAAGGTAAAATTGAGGGAAGGAAGAAAGATAGAAAAAAGGTTTCTCCTGAAAGAGACGTTGGAGAAAAAAAtggaatttaattttaattattttttcttttttaggaGGGCTTTAGTAAATGGAATTGATGAGTTGTATACATGAGATGAAATGTGATGAAATTGTTAAGGAAGAAGAAGGTATGAATTGGAGAAAGCGCGTTTGTTGGGACTTGGGACTTTCTCTTGCAATTTTTTTGTCAAGAAAAATATGTTTAAAGGATAGAGAAGATAGGGTCCCGCCAATAGAAACTCCTTTGCTACTTATAGTGCTTTAGGTGGGGTAGGAGTCTAGGATATGATAACATGATGCCTCAGACGAGAATGAATTTGTTATTTCTAATTTGGAAACcgaaaaactaagaaaaaaaataataatttattgcctctatttcgaaaaaaaaaaatgaaaattaatatctttatgAATTTTTGAAACCCTCAATCTGTATTTTGTTCAACCTTTTCTCTGAATTTCGCAGCTTTCTCCCTCAAATTACTCTGAGAAATTCGAGGATAGAATAATAGTTTTACTGCTTTTCGTTCCTTGCCATTTTTGCTGAAAACTTTTCGAAATGCACAACAATGGTGTCGGCTCAAATTAGTTGAACAGAAAGCACCACCTTCACGTCATTGTTGCGGTTGAACTCCATTGAAACAATATCAAGTCTCTTATTTCTTCTTATCTTTAATCTAAGAAAAACTGCATTTATGTCCTTGATTTACGAAAGAAGACATGttaattcttttcttttctatgATCCAGGTTCAaaagttttcttttcttttaattttgctTTCTATGAATTACTTGtttcaattttcaaatataaatctCCCCAATCATAAGTAACTAATTTCAAGACTAATTATATGTGGTTGTTTAAATTAGAGTAGTGAATTTTGTCTTGATTGATGTTAATTAGATGAATCTTGGGATATTTGTATTGATTTAAAGAAATATTGAGATTATAGACttt harbors:
- the LOC130800416 gene encoding transcription factor PIF7-like isoform X2, which gives rise to MHELGSIFEAPTRTTTTSPTKPTWGHGEGRASDTLESIVHQATYCNNQHSLNLMSGSAPHQHSAHQTRENVGPSPPSSGLMKKRAHSQSENCAVRRKNDHEMRASASENTPFCKDNNKENSTNDTTMMTWASFESPRSFTRTKTTTDEDSACHGSENQDEERDTKGETGRSYTTRKGRAAAVHNQSERRRRDRINQKMKALQKLVPNANKTDKASMLDEVIEYLKQLQAQIQMMTNARFMPQFMMPLGMQQHFNQMSLLARMGIGAGLGMGLGATMSAMHPANPAISQMMNPTQIATSGFVPPAFVVPQMMSAANEQHNPANPGTSRSAASQDPYSTLLAQSMNIDLYNRIPTLQRQQHTSLQSESTGLQSNHHVQRS
- the LOC130800415 gene encoding uncharacterized protein LOC130800415, yielding MADDNDASPEDLDLDGEDIMMNVEPPAEEDRKNSFDQRNTDFGIVDEGEADIANNDDKGSVPENLELESVGERNMECGILEEGKKDKSVEGSTEDVVKNSLTEEADPATGRRMNSALVIVGSNHKFNVRSRYLGDSFASCHDFCKYGHKHEPEKQTKRLTLRTIRESQPLKKTTSDDLEACVLKKVIREKDLHRRLSLPGPIPENSPIMRMEGGSFSKKDVNLPKLKRVQSEIKTSSVQSPGSSSRSKTDTGAVTRTMSQNLRKSPTRKTREVKTWKVVGSRSVGEKEVKENGLMGSSPNTSAGFSKSVKEIKAKEPMRNSPKTSVGFSKSVKVIKAKEPMSNSPKTPLKKSSSFKARLYKNRRSSSLSKVEGLDSFEKTLSTIEPMANVKPETNPDENLQNSPLAARTRKTQESKSTRKGIGASLLSFSSQESSQQQGEKNGLQAGKNKLRSNKTEDIGSKTNTPRAKSSVAHRLTQDGRSKPNTQREKPTVDPKLKPKKKEKTHSEEKDASSWKVKFKRGTVVALQVANNAPKKLRFKRGKILGEEQNSKADVKQLNNEYDKSTESNDKLGPEKVRLRHQEASGKKDDVDLNNVIEETASKLVKTRKSKVKALVGAFETVMSLHDRKRPVEISES
- the LOC130800416 gene encoding transcription factor PIF7-like isoform X1, with the translated sequence MSECVMLNCIPNKQKQDLNQVEEGNRSSHVDLHPNQNLHFQQQHHQSFSHLVPMSNFEVTELTWENGQLAMHELGSIFEAPTRTTTTSPTKPTWGHGEGRASDTLESIVHQATYCNNQHSLNLMSGSAPHQHSAHQTRENVGPSPPSSGLMKKRAHSQSENCAVRRKNDHEMRASASENTPFCKDNNKENSTNDTTMMTWASFESPRSFTRTKTTTDEDSACHGSENQDEERDTKGETGRSYTTRKGRAAAVHNQSERRRRDRINQKMKALQKLVPNANKTDKASMLDEVIEYLKQLQAQIQMMTNARFMPQFMMPLGMQQHFNQMSLLARMGIGAGLGMGLGATMSAMHPANPAISQMMNPTQIATSGFVPPAFVVPQMMSAANEQHNPANPGTSRSAASQDPYSTLLAQSMNIDLYNRIPTLQRQQHTSLQSESTGLQSNHHVQRS